Genomic segment of Kibdelosporangium phytohabitans:
CGGAGGTGACCCCGGCGTGCTGGAGCGGCTGACCGGGTTGATCGCGGCACTGACCGGACGGGGACAACTCGGTGCGACCCGGCGTACCGGGTTGTCCCCCGCTGCGCGCGCGGGAACCGAGCTGTCCTGGTTGGACGGACCACGCGGCAGGGTACGGGTCGGCCGCGCGAAGGACGGCTGGGTGAGCGTGAACCCGCTGCGCCACAACGACCTGCGGTTCGCGGTGCACGAATTGGCCTTGATCGCCCGAAAGGAAAACGATGAACACAGCGGATCCAGCACAGTGGCTCACGCGCTATGACGAGCGCCTGAGCCGCACCGCGGCCAGGGCCAAGGAGGCCGGCGCGCTGCTGGAAAAGGTCACCGGGACCGCGTCGTCGCCACGCCGTGACGTCACGGTGACGGTCAACGCCAGCGGTGCGCTCGAAGATCTGAGCCTGACGCCCGCCACCCGTTCGCTGGAGGCCGACGAACTGGCCAGGCTGATCCTCGACGCCACGCGGCAGGCCCGGCTCATGGTCAGCGTCCAGGTCAACGCCATCACCAGCGAGTACTTCGGCGAAGGCCCGGCGCTGGCCGTGGTGACGCAGCACCAGCCCGCCGGGGCGGCACGCCGTGATGACGACGACTACTTCGCCAATCCACCGGAGATCACCACATGACCACATCGGACCACTACCAGATCGTGCCCGACGAGATCCGCGGGCACGCGAGCAACGTCGCCGTCGTCGC
This window contains:
- a CDS encoding YbaB/EbfC family nucleoid-associated protein; this encodes MNTADPAQWLTRYDERLSRTAARAKEAGALLEKVTGTASSPRRDVTVTVNASGALEDLSLTPATRSLEADELARLILDATRQARLMVSVQVNAITSEYFGEGPALAVVTQHQPAGAARRDDDDYFANPPEITT